From Enterococcus wangshanyuanii, the proteins below share one genomic window:
- a CDS encoding universal stress protein: protein MLQNYRKIMVAVDGSAEAELAFQKAMNVAMRNDAELLLAHVIDTRAFQSVSSFDGVLAEQATEMAKQTLEGYKKQAKEHGCEKVSSIIEYGSPKPWIAKQIPEDQGVDLIMLGATGLNAVERLFIGSVSEYVIRHAACDVLVVRTDLENKVPVDQEDK from the coding sequence ATGTTACAAAATTATCGTAAAATCATGGTCGCTGTTGATGGATCAGCAGAAGCAGAGCTCGCCTTTCAAAAAGCGATGAACGTGGCAATGAGAAACGATGCAGAATTACTACTTGCACATGTCATCGATACTCGTGCTTTTCAATCTGTTTCATCGTTTGATGGTGTTTTGGCCGAACAAGCAACTGAAATGGCCAAGCAAACACTTGAAGGCTATAAAAAACAAGCCAAAGAACATGGTTGTGAAAAAGTCTCCAGCATTATCGAATACGGCTCACCAAAACCTTGGATCGCAAAACAAATTCCAGAAGATCAAGGTGTTGATTTGATCATGCTGGGAGCAACAGGTCTTAATGCTGTTGAACGTCTGTTTATAGGCTCTGTCTCTGAATATGTAATCCGCCATGCGGCTTGTGATGTATTAGTCGTAAGAACTGATTTAGAAAATAAAGTCCCTGTCGACCAAGAGGACAAATAA
- a CDS encoding APC family permease: MEENQLKREISLFGAFSTVMGTVIGAGVFFKTASVVSFAQSSSLTIFAWILGGFLTLCAGLTSAELATAIPKTGGAVKYIEYTYGKLPGFLLGWAQSVIYFPANIAALSIIFSTQFLHLFHLSDSLLLPIAIGTGLSVTIVNLLGTRMASNLQSFTLVIKMIPIALIVLVGLFMPAVSEVSLFPIRSGGNNGFIQALSGSLLATMFAYDGWLGVGAVAGEMKRPERDLPKAIFLGLSFITIVYVLINFVFLKTLPIQQISGNLNAASDAANQIFGSVGGKIVTIGILISVYGALNGYTMTGIRVPYALALEGMIPFSRQFKKLSKQFVVPYVAGLFQFGIAAVMMFLGSFDLLTDMLVFVMWLFSILIFAAVLILRKREPELLRPYKVPLYPIIPIIAIVGGLFILITTMFTQTVLASIGIGITLLGIPVYYFNKKLSKKMD; the protein is encoded by the coding sequence ATGGAAGAAAATCAATTAAAGCGGGAAATCTCATTGTTTGGCGCTTTTTCAACGGTTATGGGAACCGTTATTGGTGCGGGTGTTTTTTTTAAAACAGCTAGTGTGGTGAGTTTTGCTCAATCGTCAAGTTTAACGATTTTCGCTTGGATACTGGGAGGCTTTTTAACACTTTGTGCAGGATTGACTAGTGCAGAACTAGCAACAGCTATTCCGAAAACTGGCGGAGCGGTCAAATATATTGAATATACATATGGAAAATTACCTGGTTTTTTATTAGGCTGGGCGCAAAGCGTGATTTATTTTCCTGCAAATATAGCAGCATTATCGATTATTTTTAGTACACAATTTCTGCACTTATTTCATTTATCTGATAGTCTGCTACTGCCAATTGCCATTGGGACTGGATTAAGCGTAACGATCGTCAATTTATTGGGAACTAGAATGGCATCGAATTTACAATCATTCACATTAGTAATCAAGATGATTCCTATTGCATTGATCGTACTCGTTGGATTGTTTATGCCAGCAGTTAGTGAGGTGTCACTATTTCCCATTCGTTCAGGGGGGAATAATGGATTTATTCAGGCATTAAGCGGATCTTTATTAGCGACAATGTTTGCTTATGATGGCTGGTTAGGTGTTGGTGCTGTTGCAGGTGAAATGAAAAGACCGGAGAGAGATTTGCCTAAAGCAATCTTTTTAGGATTGAGTTTTATTACGATTGTTTATGTCCTGATCAATTTTGTTTTTCTAAAAACACTGCCAATTCAACAAATTTCAGGTAATTTGAACGCGGCGTCTGATGCAGCAAATCAAATTTTTGGTTCAGTTGGTGGAAAAATAGTCACGATCGGTATTTTGATTTCAGTATACGGAGCATTGAACGGGTACACGATGACTGGAATTCGTGTTCCTTATGCCTTAGCTTTAGAAGGGATGATTCCTTTTAGCAGACAGTTTAAAAAGTTATCTAAACAGTTTGTAGTTCCTTATGTTGCTGGGCTATTTCAGTTTGGTATTGCTGCTGTTATGATGTTTTTGGGCAGCTTTGATTTGCTGACGGATATGTTGGTTTTTGTTATGTGGCTATTTAGTATTTTAATTTTTGCGGCTGTTTTAATCTTAAGAAAAAGGGAACCTGAGCTGCTAAGACCCTATAAAGTACCTTTGTATCCAATAATTCCAATAATTGCGATCGTCGGCGGATTGTTCATTTTGATTACAACGATGTTTACCCAAACCGTTTTAGCGAGTATTGGAATCGGTATTACATTGTTAGGTATTCCTGTTTACTATTTTAATAAGAAACTATCGAAAAAAATGGATTGA
- the comGF gene encoding competence type IV pilus minor pilin ComGF: protein MVKNSFSLNKNKNYAGFTLIECLLALFLLSIICLLFSAVIKNAKVVSEVLKSEKEKEWHIFVIQLENELAGCQFKEIQGNKMIYENPKKERNILIEYKLGKIIKVDNGGYQPLLIDVREVDFKKEDDFVVIRAVFKNEQQYSARWSIIKGNEEEV, encoded by the coding sequence ATGGTGAAGAACAGTTTTTCCTTGAACAAAAATAAAAATTACGCCGGATTTACCTTAATTGAATGTCTGCTAGCCTTGTTTTTATTGTCTATCATTTGTCTGCTTTTTTCTGCTGTGATAAAAAATGCGAAAGTTGTGTCCGAAGTTTTAAAAAGTGAGAAAGAAAAAGAGTGGCATATTTTTGTCATTCAGTTGGAAAATGAGCTAGCTGGTTGTCAGTTCAAAGAAATTCAAGGGAATAAGATGATTTATGAAAATCCCAAAAAAGAAAGAAATATTTTGATCGAATATAAATTAGGGAAAATCATCAAAGTAGATAATGGAGGATATCAGCCGTTGCTGATCGATGTTCGTGAGGTAGATTTCAAAAAGGAGGATGATTTTGTGGTTATTCGTGCAGTCTTTAAAAATGAGCAACAATATAGTGCAAGATGGTCAATTATCAAGGGAAATGAAGAAGAAGTATAG
- a CDS encoding acetate kinase gives MSKTIAINAGSSSLKWQLYQMPSEEVVAKGIVERIGLNDSIFTIKYGNDDKYEEIVDISDHDVAVKMLLDKLIELKILAAYDEITGVGHRVVAGGEDFKDSVVIDADVLAKIEKLADLAPLHNPANAMGIKAFKKILPEIISVAVFDTAFHTTMPKHNFLYSIPTEYYEKFSARKYGAHGTSHKYVAHRAAEMLGRPIEELKIITCHLGNGASITAVDGGKSVDTSMGFTPLAGVTMGTRSGDIDPSLLAYLMEKLELTDIKDMINILNKESGLLGLTGISSDMRDLEANMDKEAVQVAYDIFTDRIRKYIGSYVTVLNGVDAIVFTAGIGENDSHVRSEVIKGMTWFGCELDADKNNVRGKESVISTDDSKVKVLLIPTDEELMIARDVERLRK, from the coding sequence ATGTCTAAAACAATTGCAATCAATGCAGGAAGCTCAAGTTTAAAATGGCAATTATACCAAATGCCATCAGAAGAAGTCGTTGCAAAAGGAATCGTTGAACGTATTGGTTTAAATGATTCAATCTTTACAATCAAATATGGTAACGATGACAAATATGAAGAAATCGTTGATATCAGTGATCATGATGTTGCCGTAAAAATGCTATTGGACAAATTGATTGAATTAAAGATTTTAGCTGCTTACGATGAAATTACAGGTGTTGGACACCGTGTAGTTGCTGGTGGGGAAGACTTCAAGGATTCAGTTGTTATTGATGCTGATGTTTTAGCAAAAATCGAAAAATTAGCTGATCTTGCTCCTTTACACAATCCGGCAAATGCGATGGGAATCAAAGCGTTCAAAAAAATCTTACCTGAGATTATTAGCGTAGCGGTATTTGATACAGCATTCCATACAACAATGCCAAAACATAATTTCTTATACAGTATCCCAACTGAATATTATGAAAAATTCTCAGCACGTAAATATGGTGCTCATGGTACAAGCCACAAATATGTTGCGCATCGTGCTGCTGAAATGCTTGGCCGCCCGATCGAAGAATTAAAAATCATTACTTGTCACTTAGGGAATGGAGCATCGATCACAGCGGTTGATGGTGGTAAATCTGTTGATACATCAATGGGCTTCACACCACTTGCTGGTGTAACAATGGGCACACGTTCTGGTGATATCGATCCTTCATTATTAGCTTATTTGATGGAAAAATTAGAATTAACAGATATCAAAGACATGATCAACATTTTGAATAAAGAATCAGGATTATTAGGTTTGACTGGCATTTCTAGTGATATGCGTGATTTAGAAGCAAATATGGATAAAGAAGCAGTACAAGTTGCTTATGATATCTTTACTGATCGTATCCGTAAATACATCGGTAGCTATGTAACAGTTTTAAACGGTGTTGATGCAATTGTCTTCACAGCTGGTATTGGTGAAAATGATTCACATGTCCGCAGTGAAGTAATCAAAGGTATGACTTGGTTTGGTTGTGAATTGGATGCTGATAAGAACAATGTTCGTGGAAAAGAATCAGTGATTTCAACAGACGACTCTAAAGTAAAAGTATTATTGATTCCAACTGATGAGGAATTGATGATTGCTCGTGACGTTGAACGTCTAAGAAAATAA
- the comGA gene encoding competence type IV pilus ATPase ComGA: MDIKEFSLKLIKWGVSERLQDIYILPVDQKIHVFARKGYRKLVFQELDEYEGGKLIFHFKFIGSMDVGEKRKAQVGAVTYRVTDDEVVRLRLSTVGDFRQRESLVIRFLHQFGHSQENYFLPKQLTNIRKQIHRRGLHLFCGPVGSGKTTLMYKLAKETDRFQQVITIEDPVELEEQTFLQLQTNDKIDLTYDALIKACLRHRPDILIIGEIRDSSTAQAAIRAALTGHTVFATIHARSTTGVYERLKELGIKPKEAQECITGIIYQRLLCVQGTKRSDISGLLMDYDFSKKNVSNWQKELRKVWAYGFIDDQTFEEEKEQ; encoded by the coding sequence ATGGATATTAAAGAGTTTTCTCTAAAATTAATTAAATGGGGAGTATCAGAGCGTTTACAGGATATTTATATTTTACCAGTGGATCAGAAAATACATGTATTTGCAAGAAAAGGGTATAGAAAACTGGTGTTTCAGGAGCTTGATGAATATGAAGGAGGAAAATTGATTTTTCACTTTAAATTTATTGGAAGTATGGACGTTGGTGAGAAACGTAAAGCTCAAGTAGGAGCTGTTACATACAGAGTCACCGATGATGAAGTTGTGCGTTTGCGTTTATCAACTGTGGGGGATTTTCGACAAAGAGAAAGCTTGGTCATTCGCTTTTTGCATCAATTTGGTCACAGTCAAGAGAATTATTTTTTACCTAAACAATTAACGAATATTCGCAAACAGATTCATAGACGTGGACTGCATCTTTTTTGTGGACCAGTGGGCTCAGGTAAAACAACATTGATGTACAAATTGGCAAAAGAAACGGATCGTTTTCAGCAAGTCATCACAATCGAAGATCCAGTAGAACTTGAAGAGCAAACCTTTCTTCAATTGCAGACGAACGATAAGATCGATCTAACCTATGATGCGCTGATCAAAGCTTGTTTACGTCATCGGCCGGATATTTTGATCATTGGTGAAATCAGGGATAGCTCTACGGCACAAGCAGCGATCAGAGCTGCACTGACCGGACATACTGTTTTTGCGACAATCCATGCAAGAAGTACTACTGGCGTTTATGAACGATTGAAAGAGCTTGGGATAAAACCAAAAGAAGCACAAGAATGTATCACAGGGATTATCTATCAGCGCTTGTTGTGTGTTCAAGGGACGAAACGATCTGATATCAGTGGACTACTCATGGATTACGATTTCTCTAAAAAGAATGTTTCCAATTGGCAAAAAGAACTTAGAAAGGTTTGGGCGTATGGATTTATTGATGATCAAACATTTGAAGAAGAAAAGGAACAATAA
- a CDS encoding L-ribulose-5-phosphate 4-epimerase, whose protein sequence is MNEQLIKEMKERVFAANLTLPDAGLVKLTWGNVSEIDREAGIVVIKPSGVPYEQMKVDDMVVTDLEGHVLAGALKPSSDLETHLELYKAFKEIDSVVHTHSKNAVMWAQAGRGIPAYGTTHADTFYGVVPCTRQLTSKEVESAYERETGKVIIETFTKEKIDPLAVPGVLVYGHGPFTWGKTPQKAVENSIVLDEIAEMAEVTESVNRNVLPIPQYLLDKHFFRKHGVNAYYGQG, encoded by the coding sequence ATGAATGAACAATTGATCAAGGAAATGAAGGAACGGGTATTTGCAGCAAATTTGACCCTACCCGATGCAGGATTAGTTAAATTGACTTGGGGCAATGTCAGTGAAATTGATCGAGAAGCAGGTATCGTTGTTATCAAACCCAGTGGTGTGCCGTATGAACAAATGAAGGTTGATGATATGGTAGTCACGGATTTAGAGGGACATGTATTAGCAGGCGCGTTGAAACCGTCTTCGGATTTAGAGACACACCTTGAATTATATAAGGCGTTTAAAGAGATTGATTCAGTTGTACATACGCATTCAAAAAATGCAGTTATGTGGGCACAAGCAGGTCGAGGAATCCCAGCCTATGGGACTACGCATGCGGATACGTTTTACGGTGTTGTTCCCTGTACACGACAATTGACGTCAAAAGAAGTAGAATCTGCGTATGAACGCGAGACCGGTAAGGTGATCATCGAGACCTTCACAAAAGAAAAAATCGATCCACTAGCAGTACCTGGTGTTTTAGTCTACGGACATGGTCCGTTTACTTGGGGAAAAACACCTCAAAAAGCCGTCGAGAATAGTATTGTTTTAGATGAAATAGCAGAAATGGCAGAGGTAACAGAAAGTGTAAATAGAAATGTTCTTCCGATTCCGCAATATCTGCTGGATAAACACTTTTTTAGAAAACATGGTGTGAACGCATATTATGGACAAGGATAG
- a CDS encoding class I SAM-dependent methyltransferase, with protein sequence MFSEKIEKAFELMEQSIQLLQRSLDTSFLDAYIENGENIIDDYQVRILDGVPDEQTAQQLKTIYQQLKAIVLTPEEIRRLSQLVLLKGSKTESLQANHQLTPDGIGFLFVYLIEQLYNQDQPLKALDIAAGMGNLLLTVVLNLSLAKYDVTGFGVDIDDTLLAVSATNNEWTQAAIQLFHQDGLQDLLIDPVDVTLSDLPIGFYPNDEKAAGFDSAAEEGHSFAHHLLMEQAMKYVKPDGYGLFLIPANILETEQSSFFKNWLKKNVYLQGIIQLPDELFKSVQSRKSILLVQNKGEHSKQAKEVLVAKLGSLKDPAKITQFFQQFEAWKSSNLK encoded by the coding sequence TTGTTCTCTGAGAAAATAGAAAAGGCTTTCGAATTAATGGAACAATCGATTCAATTACTTCAACGCTCCTTAGACACTTCTTTTTTAGATGCGTATATTGAAAATGGTGAGAACATTATTGATGATTACCAGGTACGCATTCTTGATGGCGTACCGGATGAGCAGACAGCCCAACAACTAAAAACCATTTATCAACAATTAAAAGCGATCGTTTTAACCCCTGAAGAAATCAGACGATTATCGCAGTTGGTTTTACTGAAAGGGAGCAAAACAGAGTCCTTACAAGCAAATCATCAGTTGACGCCAGATGGTATTGGTTTTTTATTTGTCTACTTGATCGAACAATTGTACAATCAGGATCAACCATTAAAGGCGTTAGACATCGCTGCAGGCATGGGCAATCTCTTGTTGACAGTTGTCCTTAATTTGTCATTGGCTAAGTATGATGTCACTGGCTTTGGTGTAGATATCGATGATACATTGTTGGCAGTTTCTGCAACAAATAACGAGTGGACGCAAGCAGCGATTCAGTTATTTCATCAAGATGGCTTGCAGGATTTATTGATCGATCCGGTGGATGTCACGCTGAGTGATTTACCAATTGGGTTTTACCCAAATGATGAAAAAGCAGCAGGCTTTGATTCTGCAGCAGAAGAAGGTCACAGCTTTGCACATCATCTATTGATGGAACAAGCGATGAAATATGTCAAGCCGGATGGCTACGGATTATTTTTGATTCCTGCAAATATTTTGGAAACAGAGCAAAGTTCTTTCTTTAAGAATTGGCTCAAGAAAAATGTTTATCTACAAGGAATAATCCAATTACCGGATGAGTTATTTAAGTCTGTTCAATCTAGAAAAAGCATTTTGCTTGTTCAAAATAAAGGCGAGCACAGCAAACAGGCAAAAGAAGTTCTGGTCGCTAAATTAGGATCATTGAAAGATCCAGCGAAAATAACACAATTTTTTCAACAATTTGAGGCTTGGAAGTCTTCAAATTTAAAATAA
- the comGG gene encoding competence type IV pilus minor pilin ComGG, producing MQDGQLSREMKKKYRGGVLFTALLLVYLSSFLFLLVLEEFKLAQQFSQKTKDYYISKTMVSMFLSEVKQKNTPLEPKGSQEFSTGQLTYSYARKKLTIIVKINHTTYTFDEVYQPKVSKDKSRHQ from the coding sequence GTGCAAGATGGTCAATTATCAAGGGAAATGAAGAAGAAGTATAGAGGAGGGGTCTTATTTACTGCATTACTTCTAGTTTACTTATCCAGTTTTTTGTTTTTGCTAGTACTAGAAGAGTTTAAATTAGCACAACAATTTTCGCAAAAAACAAAAGACTATTATATCTCTAAAACAATGGTCAGTATGTTTTTGAGTGAAGTCAAACAGAAAAACACTCCCCTCGAACCAAAAGGATCTCAGGAATTTTCAACAGGTCAATTAACTTACAGTTATGCTCGAAAAAAACTTACTATCATTGTTAAGATAAATCATACAACCTACACTTTTGATGAAGTTTATCAGCCTAAAGTGTCTAAAGATAAAAGTAGGCATCAATGA
- the comGC gene encoding competence type IV pilus major pilin ComGC has protein sequence MIKKKKQINYSGFTLLEMLVVLLIISVLILLFVPNLSKHKAGVDKKGNEAIVKIVETQIDLYVMEKNQTPTVEQLLKEEYITKEQYEKYQASEK, from the coding sequence ATGATCAAAAAAAAGAAGCAGATTAATTATAGTGGTTTTACGTTGTTAGAGATGTTAGTTGTTCTGTTGATTATTTCTGTTTTGATTTTGCTATTTGTACCAAATCTTTCGAAACATAAAGCAGGTGTGGATAAAAAAGGCAACGAAGCAATCGTCAAAATCGTTGAAACTCAGATAGATCTCTATGTGATGGAAAAGAATCAGACGCCAACTGTCGAACAATTGTTAAAAGAGGAATACATCACTAAAGAACAGTATGAAAAATATCAAGCGAGCGAGAAATGA
- a CDS encoding replication-associated recombination protein A — protein MQQPLAYRMRPRNLDEVVGQEHLVGPGKIIRRMVEAKMLSSMILYGPPGTGKTSIASAIAGSTNYAFRMLNAATDTKKDLQIVAEEAKMSGTVILLLDEVHRLDKTKQDFLLPHLENGRIIMIGATTENPYITINPAIRSRTQIFEVKPLNETDIKKAINDALSDTERGLGDYPVVLEEKALHHLSRATNGDLRSALNGLELAVKSTPKSTDEKIDITLSIIEECVQRKALTHDKDGDAHYDVISAFQKSIRGSDVDGALHYLARLVEAGDLPIICRRLMVIAYEDIGLGNPAAAARTVTAVQAAEKLGFPEARIPLASVVIDLCLSPKSNSGISAIDAALADIREGKAGDVPDHLRDSHYFGAKELNRGLGYQYPHNFENAWVDQQYLPDKIKNAHYYEPIDTGKYEQALHQQYQRIQEWKKSGKKSK, from the coding sequence ATGCAGCAGCCTTTAGCTTATCGTATGCGCCCACGTAATTTAGATGAAGTCGTAGGTCAAGAACATCTTGTCGGTCCTGGAAAAATCATTCGCAGAATGGTCGAAGCCAAAATGCTATCATCAATGATTTTGTATGGTCCTCCCGGAACTGGAAAAACAAGTATTGCTAGTGCCATCGCCGGCTCAACAAACTATGCCTTTCGCATGTTGAATGCCGCAACAGATACAAAAAAAGACTTGCAGATCGTCGCAGAAGAAGCAAAAATGAGCGGCACTGTGATTTTACTTTTAGATGAGGTCCATCGCTTAGATAAAACAAAACAAGATTTCTTACTGCCTCATTTGGAAAATGGTCGAATCATCATGATCGGTGCAACAACTGAAAATCCTTATATTACGATCAATCCAGCGATCAGAAGCAGGACACAAATTTTTGAAGTCAAACCTTTGAATGAAACAGATATAAAAAAGGCGATCAACGATGCTTTATCTGATACTGAACGCGGTCTAGGAGACTATCCTGTCGTGTTAGAAGAAAAAGCTCTTCACCATTTATCCCGCGCAACAAATGGTGATTTGCGCAGTGCGTTGAATGGTCTTGAGCTTGCGGTAAAATCCACACCTAAATCAACAGACGAGAAAATCGACATCACTCTTTCGATCATTGAAGAATGTGTTCAGCGAAAAGCTTTGACTCATGACAAAGATGGCGATGCTCACTATGATGTTATCTCTGCTTTTCAAAAATCGATCCGCGGCAGTGATGTTGATGGTGCTCTTCATTACTTGGCCCGTTTAGTCGAAGCTGGAGATTTACCAATTATCTGCAGGCGTTTGATGGTCATTGCCTATGAAGATATCGGTCTAGGAAATCCAGCAGCAGCAGCACGTACGGTTACTGCCGTTCAAGCTGCAGAAAAATTAGGATTCCCAGAAGCACGGATTCCTTTAGCAAGTGTTGTCATCGATCTCTGCTTATCACCAAAATCAAATTCAGGAATCAGCGCGATAGATGCTGCTTTGGCAGATATTCGTGAAGGGAAAGCAGGAGATGTCCCTGATCATCTACGTGACAGCCACTATTTTGGAGCAAAAGAATTAAATCGAGGACTAGGTTATCAATATCCTCACAATTTTGAAAATGCTTGGGTCGATCAACAATATTTACCAGACAAAATAAAAAATGCACATTATTATGAGCCCATCGATACTGGTAAGTATGAACAGGCCTTGCATCAGCAATACCAGCGAATTCAAGAGTGGAAAAAATCTGGGAAAAAATCGAAATAA
- the comGD gene encoding competence type IV pilus minor pilin ComGD, which produces MKRKVLNGFTLIESLIVVFVCTFFMLLPVLSIERWQRMIEIEQFLSTFEKQLLFTQQMAIVKMTDTQIVFEKEEQQLYFVVSEHEQARLSVPEGLNASGPNKIVFKAQSGNNGKLAKFTYDWSEKQQSFEFQFQLGSGRYVKKINQL; this is translated from the coding sequence ATGAAGAGAAAAGTGTTAAATGGTTTTACGTTGATCGAATCACTTATAGTAGTATTTGTGTGTACATTTTTTATGCTGCTGCCAGTCCTTTCAATCGAACGCTGGCAGCGTATGATAGAGATTGAACAATTTCTATCGACGTTTGAAAAACAGTTGCTGTTTACTCAACAAATGGCAATTGTTAAGATGACTGACACGCAGATAGTCTTTGAAAAAGAAGAGCAACAGCTGTACTTTGTCGTTTCAGAACATGAACAGGCACGGTTATCTGTTCCAGAAGGTTTAAATGCTTCTGGTCCAAATAAAATTGTATTTAAAGCGCAGTCTGGAAACAATGGGAAATTGGCAAAATTCACTTATGATTGGTCAGAAAAACAGCAATCGTTCGAGTTTCAATTTCAATTAGGAAGTGGTCGTTATGTCAAAAAAATCAATCAGTTATAA
- the comGB gene encoding competence type IV pilus assembly protein ComGB — protein MSKKQQHLFIQLLADLLRNGFTIQESLLFMKKSRSISETALNYLTDAMEQGDRFYSGLVYLGFKTTVITQIEFAQAHGDLSGTLDKIKDHALLTDKQHQHLLKVLSYPALLLVFLFIVLISIRQILLPQLLVNGTVQANNPGIHFIQQSPYYFIGSLLSSFFVIGTYYIHFRKKTFLEKALFFSRLPLIGRMYKQYCSAFFALEWGKLFSQGLEIKNVIRLMKTTNQRSLMYEIAEEIETKALAGTTFYDQLKTFPFFSSELALIIQQGEVKGNLGKELIVYSELCWQQFFRRVEKMIQLIQPVIFLVVALMVVGIYAAMLLPIYGGMEEYL, from the coding sequence TTGTCAAAAAAACAGCAACATCTTTTTATTCAGCTTTTGGCAGATTTATTAAGAAATGGATTTACCATACAAGAAAGTTTACTTTTTATGAAGAAATCACGTTCCATTTCAGAGACAGCACTCAATTATTTAACTGATGCGATGGAACAAGGCGATCGATTTTATTCAGGTTTAGTGTATCTCGGATTCAAAACAACGGTCATAACTCAAATTGAATTTGCTCAAGCTCACGGAGATCTATCCGGAACACTAGATAAAATCAAAGATCATGCTCTTCTTACAGACAAACAACACCAACATTTGCTTAAGGTTTTGAGTTATCCTGCTTTGCTATTGGTTTTTCTTTTTATAGTTTTGATCAGTATCAGGCAAATTTTATTGCCGCAACTACTAGTTAATGGAACGGTTCAGGCTAATAATCCAGGTATCCACTTCATTCAGCAAAGCCCTTATTATTTCATCGGATCGCTGTTAAGTAGTTTTTTTGTTATAGGCACCTATTATATTCATTTTAGAAAGAAAACATTTTTGGAAAAGGCACTGTTTTTTTCAAGATTGCCTCTTATTGGAAGGATGTATAAACAATATTGTTCTGCTTTTTTTGCACTTGAATGGGGGAAATTATTCTCACAAGGATTAGAAATAAAGAATGTTATTCGCTTGATGAAAACGACAAATCAGCGATCATTGATGTATGAGATTGCTGAAGAAATCGAGACAAAGGCGTTGGCAGGCACTACTTTTTATGATCAATTAAAGACATTTCCATTTTTTTCATCTGAATTGGCCTTGATTATCCAGCAGGGAGAAGTGAAAGGAAATTTAGGCAAAGAATTGATCGTATACAGTGAGTTATGTTGGCAGCAATTTTTTAGACGAGTAGAAAAAATGATTCAATTGATTCAACCAGTGATTTTTTTAGTTGTCGCTTTGATGGTTGTCGGCATCTATGCCGCTATGCTATTACCTATTTACGGTGGAATGGAGGAATATTTATGA
- the comGE gene encoding competence type IV pilus minor pilin ComGE: protein MSKKSISYKGYILLEGLISLGIIGIIVGIFMSSSTFLLSKKAKATDELTLHRILYEEMKGYETYGGAMQKKIEHNGRTYSFYIHKTKDKIDKVVITDGEEQFFLEQK, encoded by the coding sequence ATGTCAAAAAAATCAATCAGTTATAAAGGATACATCTTGTTGGAGGGGCTGATCTCGCTGGGGATCATCGGAATTATTGTCGGTATTTTTATGTCATCAAGTACCTTTTTGTTATCTAAGAAAGCAAAAGCGACCGATGAGTTAACATTACATCGGATACTTTATGAAGAAATGAAAGGGTATGAAACTTATGGCGGAGCTATGCAAAAAAAGATTGAGCACAATGGTAGGACATACTCATTTTACATACATAAAACGAAGGACAAAATAGATAAAGTGGTGATTACAGATGGTGAAGAACAGTTTTTCCTTGAACAAAAATAA
- a CDS encoding DUF3013 family protein — MKKPTMLTYLDEQLTKKITEYDVALDWNTKNHSIEVVFRLFAENSAHEQIDDAAGTLSEEEIIEFEDGILLFNPEKTIVDEEDYLAVIPYEGKKGIKQSILDGLVDYLNEVLTEGQSDLLDFLTDEEQEIFELKWSDTAFNEAVQNYQKADGDTYIAYPSY, encoded by the coding sequence ATGAAAAAACCAACAATGTTAACTTATTTGGATGAACAACTGACGAAGAAAATAACAGAATACGATGTGGCTCTTGACTGGAATACTAAAAATCATTCGATTGAAGTCGTTTTTCGTTTATTTGCTGAAAATAGTGCACATGAACAAATCGATGATGCCGCAGGAACCTTGTCAGAAGAGGAAATCATTGAATTTGAAGATGGTATTTTATTATTTAATCCTGAAAAGACAATAGTAGATGAAGAAGACTATCTAGCTGTGATCCCCTATGAAGGAAAAAAAGGGATCAAGCAATCTATTTTAGATGGTCTGGTTGACTACTTAAATGAAGTTTTAACAGAAGGTCAAAGTGACTTACTGGACTTTTTAACAGATGAAGAGCAGGAAATTTTTGAACTGAAATGGTCTGATACAGCATTTAATGAAGCAGTACAAAACTATCAAAAAGCGGATGGCGACACATATATCGCCTATCCGAGCTATTAA